The Pseudomonas orientalis genome contains a region encoding:
- a CDS encoding DsbA family protein: MSARLLYVMDPMCSWCWGFAPVAQALVEQARAAGVELHLVVGGLRTGSGAALEPTTRRYILEHWQAVTDATGQPFKREGALPEGFVYDTEPACRALVTARSLAPDCAWTLLGLIQHAFYVEGRDVTSAHVLVELAEQAGIPRIEFAGEFDRAEQHAATAADFTWVQDLGIAGFPTLLAERNGQLALLTNGYQPLDELSPLLARWLERATCAG, translated from the coding sequence ATGTCCGCGCGCCTGCTCTATGTAATGGACCCGATGTGTTCCTGGTGCTGGGGCTTTGCCCCGGTGGCGCAGGCGCTGGTTGAGCAGGCCCGGGCGGCCGGCGTGGAGTTGCACCTGGTGGTGGGCGGATTGCGCACCGGCAGTGGCGCGGCGCTGGAACCGACTACGCGGCGCTATATCCTTGAGCACTGGCAGGCGGTGACCGACGCCACCGGCCAGCCGTTCAAGCGCGAGGGTGCGTTGCCCGAGGGGTTTGTCTATGACACCGAGCCTGCGTGCCGCGCCCTTGTCACTGCGCGCAGCCTGGCGCCCGATTGCGCCTGGACGCTGCTGGGGCTGATCCAGCATGCATTTTATGTGGAAGGCCGCGACGTCACCTCTGCCCACGTGCTGGTGGAACTGGCCGAGCAGGCCGGTATTCCGCGGATCGAGTTTGCCGGCGAGTTCGACCGCGCCGAGCAGCACGCGGCCACGGCAGCGGATTTCACCTGGGTGCAGGATTTGGGTATCGCCGGTTTCCCGACCTTGCTGGCCGAGCGCAACGGCCAATTGGCGCTGCTCACCAATGGTTACCAGCCGCTGGACGAGTTGTCACCGTTGCTCGCCCGATGGCTGGAGCGCGCTACCTGTGCGGGATGA
- a CDS encoding rhodanese-related sulfurtransferase, translating into MTQPIVVAALYKFVTLEDYVALREPLLQAMVDNGIKGTLLIAEEGINGTVSGSREGIDGLMAWLKKDPRMVDIDHKESYCDDQPFYRTKVKLKKEIVTLGVQGVDPNKKVGTYVDPKDWNALISDPEVLLIDTRNDYEVSIGTFEGAIDPKTTSFREFPDYIKANFDPARHKKVAMFCTGGIRCEKASSYMLSEGFDEVYHLKGGILKYLEEVPQEETKWQGDCFVFDNRVTVRHDLSEGDYDQCHACRTPVSVEDRASEHYVAGISCPHCWDKLPEKTRRSAIDRQKQIELAKARNMPHPIGFNYKQTPSEA; encoded by the coding sequence ATGACTCAACCGATTGTCGTGGCGGCACTGTATAAGTTCGTCACCCTCGAAGATTACGTCGCCCTGCGCGAACCACTGCTGCAGGCGATGGTCGACAATGGCATCAAAGGCACCTTGCTGATCGCCGAAGAAGGCATCAACGGTACCGTTTCCGGCAGCCGCGAAGGCATTGATGGCTTGATGGCCTGGCTGAAAAAAGACCCGCGCATGGTCGACATCGACCACAAGGAATCCTACTGCGACGACCAGCCGTTCTATCGCACCAAGGTCAAACTCAAGAAAGAGATCGTGACCCTGGGTGTACAAGGCGTCGACCCGAACAAGAAGGTCGGCACTTACGTCGACCCCAAGGACTGGAACGCGCTGATCAGCGACCCCGAAGTGCTGCTGATCGACACCCGCAACGACTACGAAGTGTCGATCGGCACCTTTGAAGGCGCGATCGACCCGAAGACCACCAGTTTCCGCGAATTCCCCGACTACATCAAAGCCAACTTCGACCCGGCCAGGCACAAGAAAGTCGCCATGTTCTGCACCGGCGGCATTCGTTGCGAGAAAGCGTCGAGCTATATGCTCAGCGAAGGCTTCGACGAGGTCTATCATCTCAAGGGCGGTATTCTCAAATACCTTGAAGAGGTGCCGCAGGAAGAGACTAAGTGGCAGGGTGACTGCTTTGTGTTCGACAATCGTGTCACTGTGCGCCACGACCTGAGCGAAGGCGACTACGATCAATGCCATGCCTGCCGCACACCGGTCAGCGTAGAAGACCGCGCGTCCGAGCACTACGTGGCCGGCATCAGTTGTCCGCATTGCTGGGATAAGCTGCCGGAGAAAACCCGTCGCAGCGCCATCGACCGGCAGAAGCAGATCGAACTGGCGAAGGCCCGTAACATGCCGCACCCGATTGGTTTCAACTACAAGCAAACCCCTTCCGAGGCTTGA